A region of Paenimyroides aestuarii DNA encodes the following proteins:
- a CDS encoding cell division protein FtsX translates to MATAYERYQKRRLVSSYFSVILSIFLVLFLLGSLGMFVINYEKISNNFKENIPMSIYFKEDVNEEQLAAYQTELDSQKFIKDLTFVHKDSAANAHQKTIGEDFVKFLGFNPLQHSFDLHFNGAYVEKDSIKDIEIGIKENPLVDEVVYDAQLVDLVNKNIRTISFWVLIISGVFAFISILLINSSLRLSIYSKRFIIKTMQMVGATKAFIRKPFIWTSVKLGMIGSVLAIIGILALTAYADKKLPTLGLMADAQSIVLVCGAVFIVGIIITYISTYFATQRFLNLKSDDLYL, encoded by the coding sequence ATGGCTACAGCGTACGAAAGATATCAAAAGAGAAGACTAGTATCGTCTTATTTTTCGGTTATTTTAAGTATTTTTCTAGTATTGTTCTTGTTGGGTTCACTGGGAATGTTTGTGATTAATTATGAAAAAATATCCAATAATTTCAAAGAAAACATCCCCATGTCTATCTATTTTAAAGAAGATGTGAATGAAGAACAATTGGCAGCCTATCAAACGGAACTCGATTCTCAAAAATTTATTAAAGACCTCACTTTTGTTCATAAAGATTCTGCTGCAAATGCTCACCAGAAAACAATCGGCGAAGATTTTGTAAAGTTCTTAGGATTCAATCCGTTGCAACACTCGTTTGATTTGCATTTTAATGGTGCTTATGTAGAAAAAGATTCTATAAAAGATATTGAAATTGGTATTAAAGAAAATCCTTTGGTGGACGAAGTGGTGTATGATGCACAATTGGTCGATTTAGTAAATAAAAACATCCGTACGATTAGTTTTTGGGTGTTAATTATCAGCGGTGTATTTGCTTTTATATCTATTTTATTAATAAACAGCTCGTTGCGATTATCGATTTATTCTAAACGATTCATTATAAAAACCATGCAAATGGTGGGTGCAACAAAAGCATTCATTCGCAAACCTTTTATTTGGACCAGCGTAAAATTGGGAATGATTGGATCTGTATTGGCAATTATTGGTATTTTAGCCCTTACTGCTTATGCCGATAAAAAACTACCAACTTTAGGCTTAATGGCCGACGCACAATCTATTGTATTGGTTTGTGGCGCTGTCTTTATTGTAGGAATCATCATCACCTATATCAGTACCTACTTTGCAACCCAACGCTTTTTGAATTTAAAATCAGACGATTTATACCTATAA
- a CDS encoding DUF3098 domain-containing protein, whose translation MEHTTEKPFLFGKQNYIVLLAGVAVIALGFLLMAGGNSDDPNVFNEAVFSSRRIHLAPAVIFIGFGICIYSIFKKPSKKS comes from the coding sequence ATGGAACATACTACTGAAAAACCATTTTTATTTGGCAAACAAAATTATATTGTATTATTGGCCGGTGTAGCAGTAATCGCATTGGGATTTTTATTAATGGCCGGAGGAAACAGCGATGATCCCAACGTTTTTAACGAAGCGGTGTTTAGCTCTCGAAGAATTCATTTAGCGCCAGCCGTAATATTTATTGGTTTTGGAATTTGTATTTATTCGATATTCAAAAAGCCATCAAAAAAATCATAA
- a CDS encoding undecaprenyl-diphosphate phosphatase yields MDLLQAIIIAIIEGLTEYLPISSTAHMGFTAALLGMEESEFLKMFQVSIQFGAILAVVVLYWRKFFDFSNLNFFYKLAFAIIPALGLGYLLDEKIEAVLGNQIAISTVLVLGGVVLIFVDRWFKSPKIHNEKAITFKTAITIGFWQCLAMMPGTSRSAASIIGGMTQGLSRKAAAEFSFFLAVPTMLAVTVYSIFVKTWGKGTAAEMKGYEMILQDQNHINLFLIGNVVAFITALIAVKTFIAVLTKYGFKFWGWYRIIIGIVLLIYFYTK; encoded by the coding sequence ATGGATTTATTACAAGCCATTATCATTGCAATTATTGAAGGATTAACCGAATATTTGCCTATATCATCTACCGCCCACATGGGTTTCACCGCAGCTCTTTTAGGAATGGAAGAGTCTGAATTTTTAAAAATGTTTCAAGTTTCGATTCAATTCGGAGCCATTTTAGCAGTAGTAGTGCTGTATTGGAGAAAATTTTTCGATTTTAGCAACCTTAATTTTTTCTACAAATTAGCTTTTGCAATTATTCCTGCTTTGGGATTAGGTTATTTGTTAGATGAAAAAATAGAAGCTGTTTTGGGCAACCAAATTGCCATTTCAACCGTTTTAGTTTTGGGTGGAGTGGTTCTGATTTTTGTAGATCGCTGGTTTAAATCGCCAAAAATTCACAACGAAAAAGCAATCACTTTTAAAACCGCAATCACCATTGGTTTTTGGCAATGCCTGGCAATGATGCCCGGAACATCACGCTCGGCAGCATCAATTATTGGTGGAATGACACAAGGTTTAAGCAGAAAAGCAGCTGCAGAATTTTCATTTTTCTTGGCTGTTCCCACCATGTTGGCCGTAACGGTTTATTCCATCTTTGTAAAAACTTGGGGCAAAGGAACGGCTGCTGAAATGAAAGGTTACGAAATGATTTTGCAAGATCAAAACCACATTAATTTGTTCTTAATAGGCAATGTGGTGGCATTTATCACCGCTTTGATTGCTGTGAAAACATTTATTGCGGTGCTTACCAAATATGGTTTTAAGTTTTGGGGTTGGTACCGAATTATTATTGGTATTGTATTGTTAATTTATTTCTACACCAAATAA
- the truB gene encoding tRNA pseudouridine(55) synthase TruB yields MQQLTKEDFLEGQVLLIDKPLTWSSFQAVNKVKYTLIKNADLPKKFKIGHAGTLDPLASGLLIICTGKFTKRIAELQGQIKEYTGTITVGATTPSYDLETEINQHFPIDHLSNELIEETRKQFIGTIEQFPPIFSALKKDGKRLYEHARAGEEVEIQSRTIEITEFEITRIDLPEIDFRVVCSKGTYIRSLAFDFGKALNSGGHLTALRRTKIGDFSVADAIEPLAFEKIYNPNFKEAE; encoded by the coding sequence ATGCAGCAGTTAACAAAAGAAGATTTTCTAGAAGGACAGGTTTTGTTGATTGATAAACCGCTCACATGGAGTTCTTTTCAGGCAGTAAATAAGGTAAAATACACCTTGATTAAAAATGCGGATCTGCCCAAAAAATTCAAAATAGGTCATGCAGGCACGCTAGACCCTTTAGCATCGGGACTTTTAATTATTTGTACCGGAAAATTCACCAAACGCATTGCGGAATTGCAAGGGCAAATTAAAGAATATACCGGAACCATTACCGTTGGTGCAACTACACCTTCGTATGATTTAGAAACCGAGATTAATCAACATTTCCCAATTGATCATCTATCAAACGAATTAATCGAAGAAACCCGAAAACAGTTTATTGGAACAATTGAACAGTTCCCTCCTATTTTTTCGGCATTGAAGAAAGATGGCAAACGTTTGTACGAACATGCGCGTGCAGGCGAAGAAGTGGAGATTCAATCGAGAACTATTGAAATTACCGAGTTTGAAATTACCCGAATTGATTTACCCGAAATTGATTTTAGAGTGGTTTGCAGCAAAGGAACATATATTCGCTCTTTAGCTTTTGATTTTGGAAAAGCTTTAAATTCTGGCGGTCATTTAACTGCTTTGCGAAGAACCAAAATAGGCGATTTTTCTGTTGCGGATGCCATTGAACCTTTAGCCTTTGAAAAAATATACAACCCTAATTTTAAAGAAGCCGAATAA
- a CDS encoding YiiX/YebB-like N1pC/P60 family cysteine hydrolase, with product MKNTILFLLFSISIFAQKTDLKSGDLLFININCGGMCDAINAVTQGYKNNDFNHMGLVVATAKNEFYVYEAIGNAVVKTPLKDFLAYTKKPVYVGSLKKKHRYYTAKAIEFCEAQLGVPYDDDFLYNNGKYYCSELIYDAFKYANNNKPFFKLFPMTYKEPSSNNFFPVWVEHFKNRNIEIPEGKPGCNPGGMSLDKKIRLKILEM from the coding sequence ATGAAAAACACAATCTTATTTTTACTTTTTTCCATATCTATTTTCGCTCAAAAAACCGATTTAAAAAGTGGTGATTTGTTGTTTATCAACATAAATTGTGGCGGTATGTGCGATGCCATTAATGCGGTTACACAAGGTTACAAAAACAACGATTTTAACCACATGGGATTGGTTGTTGCTACTGCAAAAAATGAATTTTATGTATATGAAGCCATTGGAAACGCCGTTGTAAAAACACCTCTTAAAGATTTTTTAGCTTATACAAAAAAGCCGGTTTACGTGGGTAGTTTAAAGAAAAAACACCGCTATTATACTGCAAAAGCCATTGAATTTTGCGAAGCACAATTAGGCGTTCCATACGATGATGATTTTTTGTACAATAACGGCAAATATTATTGCTCGGAATTAATTTATGACGCGTTTAAATATGCCAATAACAACAAACCGTTTTTTAAATTGTTTCCAATGACGTACAAAGAGCCCTCATCAAACAACTTTTTCCCGGTTTGGGTGGAACATTTTAAAAACCGAAATATCGAAATTCCCGAAGGGAAACCCGGCTGTAATCCAGGCGGTATGAGCCTTGATAAAAAAATAAGATTGAAAATACTTGAAATGTAA
- a CDS encoding CBS domain-containing protein — MKQRVPVSQIMTKNLETLTVNQTLYDAEKMFKKHGIRHIPVVEGKKIVGVLSYSDLLKISYADVTETEDAVETVVYDMFTIAQVMAKTPLTVSADTTVKEVVEILAKETFHSLPVVENDEELVGIVTTTDLLNYFLEQY, encoded by the coding sequence ATGAAACAAAGAGTTCCTGTGTCACAAATTATGACCAAAAATCTAGAAACTTTAACGGTAAACCAAACACTTTACGATGCTGAAAAAATGTTTAAAAAGCATGGAATTCGTCATATTCCGGTGGTTGAAGGTAAAAAGATTGTTGGTGTATTGAGCTATTCAGACTTGTTGAAAATCAGTTATGCCGATGTGACAGAAACGGAAGATGCCGTGGAAACAGTAGTTTATGATATGTTTACCATTGCGCAAGTTATGGCAAAAACACCATTAACTGTTTCGGCTGATACAACCGTGAAAGAAGTGGTTGAAATTTTGGCCAAAGAAACTTTTCACTCATTGCCAGTAGTTGAAAACGATGAAGAGTTGGTAGGAATTGTAACTACAACCGATTTGCTTAATTATTTTTTAGAGCAATATTAA